From Sporosarcina sp. Te-1, the proteins below share one genomic window:
- a CDS encoding NUDIX hydrolase, translating into MLIVIDELDRILMQQRNDNFCWGLPGGTMELGETLEEVARRELWEETNITAIELTPFKLYSGKELYYRYPHGDEVYNVVATYICKQFHGCLQGNPDEVLDAQFFSPSELPENCNAPDLPMIQDYLRLIGEDKQSRKGNVCEDYTNR; encoded by the coding sequence ATGTTGATAGTCATTGATGAATTGGACCGTATTCTCATGCAACAGCGGAATGATAATTTCTGCTGGGGCTTGCCAGGCGGAACGATGGAACTTGGTGAAACATTGGAAGAAGTGGCTAGACGGGAGCTGTGGGAGGAGACAAATATAACAGCTATCGAGTTGACGCCGTTCAAATTATATTCGGGAAAGGAATTGTATTACCGATATCCGCATGGCGACGAAGTATACAACGTTGTCGCCACGTACATCTGCAAGCAGTTCCATGGTTGCCTGCAAGGGAATCCGGATGAAGTGTTGGATGCACAGTTTTTTTCTCCGAGTGAGCTGCCGGAAAATTGCAATGCACCGGATTTGCCGATGATCCAGGATTATTTGCGGTTAATTGGTGAAGATAAACAATCAAGGAAGGGGAACGTCTGTGAAGATTATACGAACCGATGA
- a CDS encoding cupin domain-containing protein, translating into MKIIRTDEIEGKELSQYDSKMLMRKILMTDHPSHIAIVELSEGGNIGYHEATVPQLFLVLEGEGWVRAGNEPEVKVTTGDIVLWRKGEEHQTVSPSGMKALFVESHGLEHTFTYFLEGIEQK; encoded by the coding sequence GTGAAGATTATACGAACCGATGAAATCGAGGGAAAAGAACTTTCTCAATACGACTCCAAGATGCTCATGCGTAAAATCTTGATGACTGACCACCCTTCACATATAGCAATTGTGGAGCTGAGTGAAGGAGGAAACATTGGATATCATGAAGCGACCGTTCCACAATTGTTTCTCGTTCTGGAAGGGGAAGGCTGGGTTCGTGCAGGAAATGAACCGGAAGTGAAAGTGACAACAGGCGACATCGTCCTTTGGAGAAAAGGAGAAGAACATCAAACCGTGTCTCCAAGCGGGATGAAAGCATTGTTTGTGGAATCCCACGGACTGGAACATACTTTTACGTACTTCCTGGAAGGTATAGAGCAAAAGTAA
- a CDS encoding VOC family protein — translation MSERLLRVGTTYIPVQNVKESARWYVDHLGAKLNYEDEDKAILDLADQSFFLVKAREKESANFTDARDKTRFSLTFEVDGESALKDLQRTLTERGVTVGEIENRGHAGVNFVFSDLDGNLFDVWSELSASFKANRG, via the coding sequence ATGTCAGAAAGGCTTTTACGTGTCGGGACAACTTATATTCCCGTACAGAACGTGAAGGAATCAGCTCGTTGGTACGTCGACCATCTGGGAGCGAAACTGAATTATGAAGACGAGGATAAAGCGATTTTGGATTTAGCAGATCAAAGTTTCTTTCTTGTAAAAGCGAGAGAAAAAGAATCGGCTAATTTTACAGATGCAAGAGACAAAACACGATTTTCACTTACTTTTGAAGTGGATGGAGAGTCCGCGTTAAAGGACTTGCAGAGAACCCTAACAGAACGTGGTGTGACAGTAGGTGAAATCGAGAACCGTGGACATGCCGGGGTTAATTTCGTATTTTCCGATCTGGATGGAAATCTGTTTGATGTTTGGAGTGAACTGAGTGCTTCCTTCAAAGCAAATAGGGGATAG